In Piliocolobus tephrosceles isolate RC106 chromosome 10, ASM277652v3, whole genome shotgun sequence, a single window of DNA contains:
- the MLF2 gene encoding myeloid leukemia factor 2 isoform X1, with the protein MFRFLRDVEPEDPMFLMDPFAIHRQHMSRMLSGGFGYSPFLSITDGNMPGTRPASRRMQQAGAVSPFGMLGMSGGFMDMFGMMNDMIGNMEHMTAGGNCQTFSSSTVISYSNTGDGAPKVYQETSEMRSAPGGIRETRRTVRDSDSGLEQMSIGHHIRDRAHILQRSRNHRTGDQEERQDYINLDESEAAAFDDEWRRETSRFRQQRPLEFRRLESSGAGGRRAEGPPRLAIQGPEDSPSRQSRRYDW; encoded by the exons ATGTTCCGCTTCCTGAGGGATGTGGAGCCTGAGGATCCCATGTTCCTGAT GGATCCCTTTGCTATTCACCGTCAGCATATGAGCCGTATGTTGTCAGGTGGCTTTGGATATAGCCCCTTCCTCAGCATCACAGATGGCAACATGCCAGGGACCAGGCCTGCCAGCCGCAGGATGCAGCAG GCTGGAGCTGTCTCCCCCTTTGGGATGCTGGGAATG TCGGGTGGTTTCATGGACATGTTTGGGATGATGAATGACATGATtggaaacatg GAACACATGACAGCTGGAGGCAATTGCCAGACCTTCTCATCTTCCACTGTCATCTCCTACTCCAATACGGGTGATGGCGCCCCCAAGGTTTACCAAGAGACATCAGAGATGCGCTCAGCACCAGGCGGG ATCCGGGAGACACGAAGGACTGTTCGGGATTCAGACAGTGGACTGGAGCAGATGTCCATCGGGCATCACATCCGGGACAGGGCCCACATCCTCCAGCGCTCCCGAAACCATCGCACGGGGGACCAGGAGGAGCGGCAGGACTATATCAACCTGGATGAGA GTGAGGCCGCAGCGTTTGATGACGAGTGGCGGCGGGAGACGTCCCGATTCCGGCAGCAGCGCCCCCTGGAGTTTCGGCGGCTTGAGTCCTCAGGGGCGGGGGGACGAAGGGCGGAGGGGCCTCCCCGCTTGGCCATCCAGGGACCTGAGGACTCCCCTTCCCGACAGTCCCGCCGCTATGACTGGTGA
- the MLF2 gene encoding myeloid leukemia factor 2 isoform X2, which translates to MSRMLSGGFGYSPFLSITDGNMPGTRPASRRMQQAGAVSPFGMLGMSGGFMDMFGMMNDMIGNMEHMTAGGNCQTFSSSTVISYSNTGDGAPKVYQETSEMRSAPGGIRETRRTVRDSDSGLEQMSIGHHIRDRAHILQRSRNHRTGDQEERQDYINLDESEAAAFDDEWRRETSRFRQQRPLEFRRLESSGAGGRRAEGPPRLAIQGPEDSPSRQSRRYDW; encoded by the exons ATGAGCCGTATGTTGTCAGGTGGCTTTGGATATAGCCCCTTCCTCAGCATCACAGATGGCAACATGCCAGGGACCAGGCCTGCCAGCCGCAGGATGCAGCAG GCTGGAGCTGTCTCCCCCTTTGGGATGCTGGGAATG TCGGGTGGTTTCATGGACATGTTTGGGATGATGAATGACATGATtggaaacatg GAACACATGACAGCTGGAGGCAATTGCCAGACCTTCTCATCTTCCACTGTCATCTCCTACTCCAATACGGGTGATGGCGCCCCCAAGGTTTACCAAGAGACATCAGAGATGCGCTCAGCACCAGGCGGG ATCCGGGAGACACGAAGGACTGTTCGGGATTCAGACAGTGGACTGGAGCAGATGTCCATCGGGCATCACATCCGGGACAGGGCCCACATCCTCCAGCGCTCCCGAAACCATCGCACGGGGGACCAGGAGGAGCGGCAGGACTATATCAACCTGGATGAGA GTGAGGCCGCAGCGTTTGATGACGAGTGGCGGCGGGAGACGTCCCGATTCCGGCAGCAGCGCCCCCTGGAGTTTCGGCGGCTTGAGTCCTCAGGGGCGGGGGGACGAAGGGCGGAGGGGCCTCCCCGCTTGGCCATCCAGGGACCTGAGGACTCCCCTTCCCGACAGTCCCGCCGCTATGACTGGTGA